Proteins from one Xenorhabdus griffiniae genomic window:
- a CDS encoding YacC family pilotin-like protein → MQKIALFAYILALFSFAQPAIALSENEAEDLADLTAVYIYLKHDCGYSHIPDFQIKRTIIYFAQRNKWDLSNYDSQLMQKLNQLGYKDLKGINLPHEVKCRSLARNSLSLLSYIK, encoded by the coding sequence ATGCAAAAAATTGCCCTATTCGCGTACATTCTGGCTCTGTTTAGTTTTGCTCAACCAGCAATAGCGCTGTCTGAGAATGAAGCTGAAGATCTCGCCGATCTGACAGCCGTCTATATCTATCTAAAACATGACTGCGGCTATAGCCACATCCCGGATTTTCAAATTAAACGTACAATTATCTATTTTGCCCAACGTAACAAGTGGGATCTCAGTAACTATGATAGTCAGTTAATGCAGAAACTAAATCAATTAGGTTACAAAGACTTAAAGGGAATCAACCTACCTCATGAGGTTAAATGCCGTTCTCTTGCAAGGAACTCCCTCAGCCTGCTCTCTTATATAAAATAA
- the speD gene encoding adenosylmethionine decarboxylase, with translation MRKLKLHGFNNLTKSLSFCIYDICYAKTKADRDSYIAYIDEQYNANRLTEILSETCSIIGANILNIARQDYDPKGASVTILISEEPIDPKLVDNTENPGPLPDSVVAHLDKSHICVHTYPESHPNGGICTFRADIEVSTCGVISPLKALNYLIYELESDIVTMDYRVRGFTRDINGVKHYIDHEISSIQNYVTEEIQSQYHMLDVNIFQENLFHTKMMLKEFDLNEYLFNTTAEDLSETEKKEIIHLLKQEIQEIYYGRNLPNL, from the coding sequence TTGCGCAAACTGAAATTGCACGGCTTTAATAATCTAACAAAAAGCTTGAGTTTCTGTATCTATGACATCTGTTATGCAAAAACGAAAGCCGATCGCGACAGTTATATCGCGTACATTGATGAACAGTATAATGCCAACCGCTTAACTGAAATTCTTAGTGAAACCTGTTCAATCATTGGTGCAAACATTCTTAATATTGCTCGCCAAGACTACGATCCAAAAGGGGCGAGCGTTACCATTCTGATAAGTGAAGAACCCATTGATCCCAAGCTGGTAGATAATACGGAAAATCCTGGCCCACTTCCTGATTCTGTCGTCGCCCATTTGGACAAAAGCCATATCTGTGTACATACCTATCCAGAAAGCCATCCAAATGGCGGCATATGTACCTTCAGGGCAGATATTGAAGTATCAACCTGTGGTGTCATTTCTCCCCTTAAGGCACTGAATTATCTGATTTATGAATTGGAATCTGACATTGTGACGATGGATTATCGTGTTCGTGGTTTTACCCGAGATATTAATGGTGTAAAACACTATATCGACCATGAAATTAGCTCTATCCAGAATTATGTGACAGAAGAGATTCAATCTCAGTACCATATGCTTGATGTGAATATTTTTCAGGAAAATCTCTTCCATACTAAAATGATGCTGAAAGAATTTGATCTGAATGAATATTTGTTCAATACCACAGCAGAAGACTTGAGTGAAACGGAAAAGAAAGAAATCATTCATTTACTTAAGCAAGAGATACAAGAAATCTACTATGGCCGAAATTTACCCAATCTATAA
- the hpt gene encoding hypoxanthine phosphoribosyltransferase, which translates to MKKHIVEVMISEQEVKQRIAELGQQITEHYRNSDRELVLIGLLRGSFIFMADLCREIQVPHEVDFMTASSYGNEMSSTRDVKILKDLDEDIRGKDVLIVEDIIDSGNTLNKIREILALREPNSLAICTLLNKPSRREVDVPVEWIGYSIEDKFVVGYGIDYAQRYRHLPYIGHVTLLED; encoded by the coding sequence ATGAAGAAACATATTGTAGAAGTAATGATCTCCGAACAGGAGGTTAAGCAACGTATTGCTGAGCTGGGGCAACAGATTACAGAGCATTATCGTAATAGCGATCGTGAATTAGTGTTGATTGGCTTGTTGAGAGGATCGTTTATCTTTATGGCAGATTTATGCCGTGAAATTCAGGTTCCTCACGAAGTGGATTTTATGACTGCATCCAGTTATGGCAATGAGATGAGTTCTACCCGCGATGTGAAAATTCTCAAGGATCTGGATGAAGACATTCGTGGTAAAGATGTGTTGATCGTTGAAGATATTATCGACTCGGGCAATACTCTGAATAAAATCCGCGAGATTCTGGCGCTGCGTGAGCCTAATTCACTGGCGATTTGTACTTTGTTGAACAAACCTTCTCGTCGCGAAGTCGATGTTCCCGTTGAGTGGATTGGTTATTCAATTGAAGATAAATTTGTTGTCGGTTATGGCATTGATTATGCACAGCGTTATCGCCATCTGCCTTATATCGGGCATGTTACCTTGCTAGAAGATTAA
- the speE gene encoding polyamine aminopropyltransferase: protein MSQKEIWYETLHPNFGQYFAVENVLYHDKTEHQDLIIFENTELGRIMALDGVVQTTERDEFIYHEMMAHVPLFAHGQAQKVLIIGGGDGGMLREVCRHHYLDNITMVEIDAGVVEFCRQYLPNHNAGAYSDPRFKLVIDDGVNFVKTTSEKFDVIISDCTDPGGPGESLFTSDFYAGCANCLNEGGIFVAQNGVCFLQQDEAVNSHKKLSHYFADSSFYQAAIPTYYGGIMTFAWATQNSALRQVPLTTLQQRFEDAAIACRYYTPAVHTGSFALPQYLLNALSGNQ, encoded by the coding sequence ATGTCACAAAAAGAAATTTGGTATGAAACGTTGCATCCCAATTTCGGTCAGTATTTCGCCGTTGAGAACGTGCTTTATCACGATAAAACAGAACATCAAGATCTCATTATTTTTGAAAATACAGAACTAGGCCGCATCATGGCACTCGATGGTGTGGTTCAAACCACAGAGCGCGATGAGTTTATCTATCATGAAATGATGGCCCATGTACCGCTATTTGCGCACGGCCAAGCCCAAAAAGTGTTAATCATTGGCGGTGGTGATGGCGGGATGCTGCGCGAAGTTTGCCGTCATCACTATCTCGACAATATTACAATGGTAGAAATTGATGCTGGTGTGGTCGAATTCTGCCGCCAATATTTGCCAAACCATAACGCAGGGGCCTATAGCGATCCTCGTTTCAAGCTGGTGATTGACGATGGTGTTAATTTTGTCAAAACCACATCTGAAAAATTTGATGTTATCATTTCTGATTGTACCGATCCTGGTGGACCGGGTGAAAGCCTGTTTACTTCTGACTTCTATGCAGGCTGCGCTAATTGCCTAAACGAAGGTGGTATTTTTGTTGCCCAAAATGGTGTTTGTTTCCTTCAGCAAGATGAGGCCGTTAACAGCCATAAAAAGTTAAGCCACTATTTTGCGGACAGCAGTTTTTATCAGGCTGCCATTCCAACTTATTACGGTGGGATCATGACATTTGCTTGGGCAACCCAGAATTCTGCCTTGCGTCAGGTACCTCTGACAACGCTACAACAACGCTTTGAAGATGCGGCCATAGCTTGCCGTTACTACACACCCGCCGTACATACAGGAAGTTTTGCATTGCCGCAATACTTACTGAATGCCCTATCTGGAAACCAATAA